Proteins encoded together in one Ictidomys tridecemlineatus isolate mIctTri1 chromosome 3, mIctTri1.hap1, whole genome shotgun sequence window:
- the LOC144375636 gene encoding olfactory receptor 2T3-like — protein MESNLSTSFILVGLFGDTPNATLLYIMTFIIFLMALVGNAFLILLIHSEPRLWTPMYSFISQLSLMYISVTVPKMLVGQVTGDHIMSSTGCGIQMFFYLTLAGAECFLLSAMAYDRYAAICRPLHYPLLMNHRVCRLMVSGCWFLGTLDGLLLTPITMSFSFCKSRKILSFFCEIPALLRLSCSDVSLYKMLIYLCCILMLLVPTLVISSSYTLILLLIRRTSSAKGRRKALATCSSHMTVVLLFFGATVYTYMLPGSYHTVQQDMMVSAVYTILTPLLNPLIYSLRNKDITLTLRSLVQSRWCHRRVVRGNLRGSAWE, from the coding sequence AATCAAACTTGAGCACCAGTTTCATCCTTGTGGGGCTCTTTGGGGACACCCCAAATGCCACGCTCCTTTATATTATGACCTTCATCATTTTCTTGATGGCCCTAGTTGGGAACGCCTTCCTCATTCTTCTCATCCACTCAGAGCCCCGCCTCTGGACCCCCATGTACTCCTTCATCAGCCAGCTGTCTCTCATGTACATCTCTGTGACCGTGCCCAAGATGCTGGTGGGCCAGGTCACAGGAGACCATATCATGTCCTCCACAGGCTGTGGGATCCAGATGTTCTTCTACCTGACCCTGGCAggagctgaatgttttcttctgtCGGCCATGGCCTACGACCGATATGCTGCCATCTGTAGACCTCTGCATTACCCACTGTTGATGAACCACAGGGTCTGCCGGCTGATGGTGTCCGGATGCTGGTTCCTGGGAACACTGGATGGCTTGCTGCTTACCCCCATCACCATGAGCTTCTCCTTCTGCAAGTCTAGGAAGATACTGAGCTTCTTCTGTGAGATTCCTGCCCTGCTGAGGCTCTCCTGCTCTGACGTCTCCCTCTACAAGATGCTCATATACCTGTGCTGCATCCTCATGCTCCTCGTGCCCACCCTGGTCATCTCCAGCTCCTACACCCTCATCCTGCTCCTCATCCGCAGGACAAGCTCAGCCAAGGGCCGCAGGAAGGCGCTGGCCACCTGCTCCTCCCACATGACCGTGGTGTTGCTCTTCTTTGGTGCCACTGTCTACACCTACATGCTCCCCGGCTCCTATCACACAGTGCAGCAGGATATGATGGTGTCAGCCGTCTACACCATCCTCACTCCCTTGCTGAACCCCCTCATCTACAGCCTCCGCAACAAAGACATCACGTTGACTCTGAGGAGCCTGGTTCAGTCAAGGTGGTGCCACCGAAGGGTCGTGAGAGGAAACCTAAGAGGGAGTGCCTGGGAGTGA